A part of Phoenix dactylifera cultivar Barhee BC4 chromosome 2, palm_55x_up_171113_PBpolish2nd_filt_p, whole genome shotgun sequence genomic DNA contains:
- the LOC103706438 gene encoding protein NRT1/ PTR FAMILY 8.3-like isoform X1 yields MEHGDSLERGETRPLLLNKVISNYSSSNCEDDRSSAVHHGPCLQHKPSIWKAPAIILGLVCLDSAAFNGVGANLVVYLHSILHESSASSAANVATWSGTTYFTSLVGAVIADSVWGNFKTIKISLMIYLLGMITITFCAFSPSLKPPACEGSSCHPASGAQNLAFFSGLYLVAFGSGGIKSTLLPFGADQFNDEKPAEREKKGSFFSWFYLCITLGFFTSVTLIVWIQQNVNWALGFGIATTCIFLALGAFILGTPTYRVRTPSGSPLNSVLQVVVSSFKKVNLEVPQDGSLLYEENKNSHDLAQQRLAHTDGFRFLDKAAVVSDLDLKDGDSRSSWRLCTVTQVEELKILLRLLPIWATGVIYAAACVQLFTTFIQQGSAMNTRIGSFSVPPASLASFEVICVMIWVVLYDKIIVPATRIYFRNGTGLSLLQRLGIGRFLIILTMATAAYVEARRLGSVQTGEPISIMWQLPQFFIQAGSDVFSNITLLEFFYGQAPERMKSMCTALALLSTSLGSYLSSLVVTLVAAITTRGGEPGWISDDVNKGHLDYYFLLWAALCALNFSVYLAFARKYTPKTVIMEH; encoded by the exons GACTCGTCTGTTTAGATAGTGCAGCTTTCAATGGCGTTGGTGCAAATTTAGTTGTATACCTTCACAGCATCCTTCATGAAAGCAGTGCTTCGAGTGCAGCAAATGTCGCTACCTGGAGTGGAACAACTTATTTCACATCATTGGTCGGAGCTGTAATAGCTGATTCAGTCTGGGGGAATTTCAAAACAATCAAAATCTCCCTCATGATTTATCTTCTT GGGATGATCACAATAACTTTCTGTGCTTTCTCCCCATCTTTAAAGCCTCCAGCGTGTGAAGGAAGCTCATGCCACCCAGCAAGTGGAGCTCAAAATCTTGCTTTCTTTTCTGGGTTGTATCTTGTTGCCTTTGGGAGTGGAGGAATCAAGTCAACACTGCTTCCTTTTGGTGCGGACCAGTTCAATGATGAGAAACCagcagaaagagaaaagaaggggtCTTTCTTCAGTTGGTTCTATCTCTGCATCACCTTAGGATTTTTCACTTCGGTCACTTTAATAGTCTGGATACAACAAAATGTCAATTGGGCATTAGGGTTCGGCATTGCAACTACGTGCATCTTTCTAGCTCTAGGAGCCTTTATCTTAGGAACACCAACTTATAGGGTGCGGACGCCAAGCGGCAGCCCTTTGAATAGTGTTCTTCAGGTTGTGGTTTCCTCTTTCAAGAAGGTGAACTTGGAAGTTCCCCAGGATGGCAGTCTCTTGTACGAGGAGAATAAAAACTCGCATGATTTGGCACAGCAGAGATTAGCACATACTGATGGATTCAG GTTTTTAGACAAAGCTGCTGTTGTTTCTGATTTGGATTTGAAGGATGGTGATTCTAGGAGTTCATGGAGGCTATGTACTGTTACTCAAGTGGAGGAGTTAAAGATACTGCTACGCTTGCTTCCTATATGGGCAACTGGTGTCATCTATGCAGCTGCATGTGTTCAATtgttcacaactttcatccaacAAGGGAGTGCCATGAACACCAGGATCGGGTCCTTCTCCGTCCCTCCAGCATCCTTGGCTTCATTTGAAGTGATTTGCGTCATGATTTGGGTCGTTCTCTATGACAAAATCATAGTCCCAGCAACTAGAATTTACTTCAGAAATGGAACTGGACTTTCCCTGCTGCAGCGCTTGGGAATTGGCCGTTTTCTAATAATCCTGACAATGGCAACAGCTGCATATGTGGAGGCAAGGAGATTGGGGAGTGTCCAGACCGGCGAACCTATAAGCATTATGTGGCAACTTCCTCAGTTTTTTATTCAAGCAGGCTCAGATGTCTTCAGCAATATTACGCTGCTGGAGTTCTTCTATGGTCAGGCACCTGAAAGAATGAAGAGCATGTGCACTGCACTTGCGCTGCTCTCAACCTCACTTGGAAGCTACTTGAGCTCTCTTGTTGTCACACTTGTTGCAGCTATAACAACCAGAGGAGGGGAACCAGGGTGGATCTCGGATGATGTGAACAAAGGCCACCTAGACTACTATTTCTTGCTGTGGGCAGCCCTATGTGCATTGAATTTTTCTGTCTATCTTGCTTTTGCAAGGAAGTACACACCCAAGACAGTCATTATGGAGCATTGA
- the LOC103706438 gene encoding protein NRT1/ PTR FAMILY 8.3-like isoform X2: protein MEHGDSLERGETRPLLLNKNYSSSNCEDDRSSAVHHGPCLQHKPSIWKAPAIILGLVCLDSAAFNGVGANLVVYLHSILHESSASSAANVATWSGTTYFTSLVGAVIADSVWGNFKTIKISLMIYLLGMITITFCAFSPSLKPPACEGSSCHPASGAQNLAFFSGLYLVAFGSGGIKSTLLPFGADQFNDEKPAEREKKGSFFSWFYLCITLGFFTSVTLIVWIQQNVNWALGFGIATTCIFLALGAFILGTPTYRVRTPSGSPLNSVLQVVVSSFKKVNLEVPQDGSLLYEENKNSHDLAQQRLAHTDGFRFLDKAAVVSDLDLKDGDSRSSWRLCTVTQVEELKILLRLLPIWATGVIYAAACVQLFTTFIQQGSAMNTRIGSFSVPPASLASFEVICVMIWVVLYDKIIVPATRIYFRNGTGLSLLQRLGIGRFLIILTMATAAYVEARRLGSVQTGEPISIMWQLPQFFIQAGSDVFSNITLLEFFYGQAPERMKSMCTALALLSTSLGSYLSSLVVTLVAAITTRGGEPGWISDDVNKGHLDYYFLLWAALCALNFSVYLAFARKYTPKTVIMEH from the exons GACTCGTCTGTTTAGATAGTGCAGCTTTCAATGGCGTTGGTGCAAATTTAGTTGTATACCTTCACAGCATCCTTCATGAAAGCAGTGCTTCGAGTGCAGCAAATGTCGCTACCTGGAGTGGAACAACTTATTTCACATCATTGGTCGGAGCTGTAATAGCTGATTCAGTCTGGGGGAATTTCAAAACAATCAAAATCTCCCTCATGATTTATCTTCTT GGGATGATCACAATAACTTTCTGTGCTTTCTCCCCATCTTTAAAGCCTCCAGCGTGTGAAGGAAGCTCATGCCACCCAGCAAGTGGAGCTCAAAATCTTGCTTTCTTTTCTGGGTTGTATCTTGTTGCCTTTGGGAGTGGAGGAATCAAGTCAACACTGCTTCCTTTTGGTGCGGACCAGTTCAATGATGAGAAACCagcagaaagagaaaagaaggggtCTTTCTTCAGTTGGTTCTATCTCTGCATCACCTTAGGATTTTTCACTTCGGTCACTTTAATAGTCTGGATACAACAAAATGTCAATTGGGCATTAGGGTTCGGCATTGCAACTACGTGCATCTTTCTAGCTCTAGGAGCCTTTATCTTAGGAACACCAACTTATAGGGTGCGGACGCCAAGCGGCAGCCCTTTGAATAGTGTTCTTCAGGTTGTGGTTTCCTCTTTCAAGAAGGTGAACTTGGAAGTTCCCCAGGATGGCAGTCTCTTGTACGAGGAGAATAAAAACTCGCATGATTTGGCACAGCAGAGATTAGCACATACTGATGGATTCAG GTTTTTAGACAAAGCTGCTGTTGTTTCTGATTTGGATTTGAAGGATGGTGATTCTAGGAGTTCATGGAGGCTATGTACTGTTACTCAAGTGGAGGAGTTAAAGATACTGCTACGCTTGCTTCCTATATGGGCAACTGGTGTCATCTATGCAGCTGCATGTGTTCAATtgttcacaactttcatccaacAAGGGAGTGCCATGAACACCAGGATCGGGTCCTTCTCCGTCCCTCCAGCATCCTTGGCTTCATTTGAAGTGATTTGCGTCATGATTTGGGTCGTTCTCTATGACAAAATCATAGTCCCAGCAACTAGAATTTACTTCAGAAATGGAACTGGACTTTCCCTGCTGCAGCGCTTGGGAATTGGCCGTTTTCTAATAATCCTGACAATGGCAACAGCTGCATATGTGGAGGCAAGGAGATTGGGGAGTGTCCAGACCGGCGAACCTATAAGCATTATGTGGCAACTTCCTCAGTTTTTTATTCAAGCAGGCTCAGATGTCTTCAGCAATATTACGCTGCTGGAGTTCTTCTATGGTCAGGCACCTGAAAGAATGAAGAGCATGTGCACTGCACTTGCGCTGCTCTCAACCTCACTTGGAAGCTACTTGAGCTCTCTTGTTGTCACACTTGTTGCAGCTATAACAACCAGAGGAGGGGAACCAGGGTGGATCTCGGATGATGTGAACAAAGGCCACCTAGACTACTATTTCTTGCTGTGGGCAGCCCTATGTGCATTGAATTTTTCTGTCTATCTTGCTTTTGCAAGGAAGTACACACCCAAGACAGTCATTATGGAGCATTGA